From the Burkholderia glumae LMG 2196 = ATCC 33617 genome, one window contains:
- a CDS encoding LacI family DNA-binding transcriptional regulator codes for MTSTIKDVAALAGFSIATVSRAINAPDSVNPATLATIHEAIETLQFRPNLLARQLRNERTQLIGVVLPTLANPVFAECLQGIDELASRAGFKLIVMTTEYNAARERHAIDTLRAQRVEGLILTVADAHAHPLLDALDEDGRLYVLIHNDTPHRPSVAVDNRLAAYDGVRHLIARGHRRVLMLAGSLAASDRARLRHIGYAQALRDHDLVPLPALEVDFNAPVLPNAVLSHLTSRSTRPTAIFCSNDLLAMVVMRGLRDAHFSVPDDISVLGFDGLAVGELLAPALASVATPNREIGRFAWRRLAERLAGETHDTPALTLPHVVRDGASVATIGDAGVMRLARGR; via the coding sequence ATGACGTCGACCATCAAAGACGTGGCCGCCCTGGCCGGCTTTTCGATCGCCACCGTGTCGCGGGCGATCAATGCACCGGACTCGGTGAATCCGGCCACGCTCGCGACGATCCATGAAGCGATCGAAACGCTGCAGTTCCGCCCCAACCTGCTGGCCCGCCAGTTGCGCAACGAGCGCACCCAGTTGATCGGCGTGGTGCTGCCCACGCTCGCGAACCCGGTGTTCGCCGAGTGCCTGCAGGGCATCGACGAACTCGCCTCGCGCGCCGGCTTCAAGCTGATCGTGATGACCACCGAATACAACGCGGCGCGCGAACGGCACGCGATCGACACGTTGCGTGCGCAACGTGTCGAAGGGCTGATCCTGACGGTGGCCGACGCACACGCGCACCCGCTGCTCGACGCGCTCGACGAGGATGGCAGGCTCTATGTGCTGATCCACAACGACACGCCGCATCGTCCGTCGGTGGCAGTCGACAACCGGCTCGCCGCCTACGACGGCGTGCGCCACCTGATCGCGCGCGGCCACCGCCGCGTGCTGATGCTGGCGGGCTCGCTGGCCGCCTCGGACCGCGCGCGGCTGCGCCACATCGGCTACGCGCAGGCGCTGCGCGACCACGATCTGGTGCCGCTGCCGGCGCTCGAGGTCGACTTCAACGCGCCGGTGCTGCCCAACGCGGTGCTCTCGCACCTGACTTCGCGCAGCACGCGGCCGACGGCGATCTTCTGCAGCAACGACCTGCTCGCGATGGTGGTGATGCGCGGGCTGCGCGACGCGCACTTCAGCGTGCCGGACGACATCTCGGTGCTCGGCTTCGACGGCCTGGCGGTGGGCGAGCTGCTGGCGCCGGCGCTGGCGAGCGTGGCCACCCCGAACCGCGAGATCGGCCGCTTCGCCTGGCGGCGTCTGGCCGAGCGCCTGGCCGGCGAGACCCACGACACGCCCGCGCTGACGCTGCCGCACGTGGTGCGCGACGGCGCCTCCGTCGCCACGATCGGTGACGCTGGCGTGATGCGCCTCGCCCGAGGCCGCTGA
- a CDS encoding DUF2515 family protein produces the protein MRRRRARLPGESGGRHGISEGRPARREHAEPDARLVQGLHGQAMVYNHAEFRSAIDMNDFGRRPLMRAFSGAKDPTLFFNASAEIDPNDPGMKSAGLGADDIKVTMERKDGSLYNAAERMKYVKKILDKYHALMSSQRYRPYMIQQISTIAGWKDA, from the coding sequence GTGCGTCGCCGGCGAGCGCGACTCCCGGGGGAATCAGGCGGAAGGCACGGTATATCTGAAGGGCGGCCTGCTCGGCGAGAGCACGCTGAACCAGACGCCCGACTCGTGCAAGGACTGCACGGTCAGGCGATGGTCTACAACCACGCGGAATTTCGCAGCGCTATCGATATGAACGACTTCGGCCGGCGGCCGCTGATGCGGGCCTTTTCCGGCGCGAAGGACCCGACGCTGTTCTTCAATGCCTCGGCCGAGATCGATCCGAACGATCCGGGGATGAAGTCGGCCGGCCTCGGCGCGGACGACATCAAGGTCACCATGGAGCGCAAGGACGGCAGTCTCTACAACGCGGCCGAACGCATGAAATACGTGAAGAAGATTCTCGACAAGTACCACGCCCTGATGTCTAGCCAGCGATACCGGCCATACATGATTCAGCAGATTTCCACGATCGCGGGCTGGAAGGATGCGTAG
- the panS gene encoding ketopantoate/pantoate/pantothenate transporter PanS codes for MLARVTRLFPLWAVLVSLAAYVSPATFSPVAPHVTALLTLIMLSMGVTLSVADFRRVFTRPAPVLAGIVLHYLVMPLAAWALAKLLRMPPELTAGMVLVGSVASGTASNVMIYLARGDVALSVTISALSTLVGVFATPLLTRLYVDASIAVDVHGMLMSIVQIVALPIVVGLAVNHLLRRAVEAIEPYLPLVSMLAILLIIAAVVAGTRNSIASVGLVVMVGVMLHNAIGLLGGYWGGRLLGFDEAVCRTLAIEVGMQNSGLAATLGKLYFTPIAALPGALFSVWHNLSGSLLAGYWAGRPAPGARRE; via the coding sequence ATGCTTGCCCGGGTTACCCGACTCTTTCCGCTGTGGGCCGTGCTGGTCTCGCTCGCCGCGTATGTCTCGCCGGCCACCTTCTCGCCGGTCGCGCCGCACGTCACCGCGCTGCTCACGCTGATCATGCTGTCGATGGGCGTCACGCTGTCGGTCGCCGATTTCCGCCGCGTCTTCACGCGCCCCGCGCCCGTGCTCGCCGGCATCGTGCTGCATTACCTCGTGATGCCGCTCGCCGCCTGGGCGCTCGCCAAGCTGCTGCGGATGCCGCCCGAGCTGACCGCCGGCATGGTGCTGGTCGGCAGCGTCGCAAGCGGCACCGCGTCGAACGTGATGATCTATCTGGCGCGCGGCGACGTCGCGCTGTCGGTGACGATCAGCGCGCTGTCGACGCTGGTCGGCGTGTTCGCCACGCCGCTGCTCACGCGCCTGTACGTCGACGCCTCGATTGCCGTCGACGTCCACGGCATGCTGATGAGCATCGTGCAGATCGTCGCGCTGCCGATCGTGGTCGGCTTGGCCGTCAACCATCTGTTGCGCCGCGCGGTCGAGGCGATCGAGCCGTATCTGCCGCTCGTGTCGATGCTCGCGATCCTGCTGATCATCGCCGCCGTGGTGGCCGGCACGCGCAACAGCATCGCGTCGGTGGGGCTCGTGGTGATGGTGGGCGTGATGCTGCACAACGCTATCGGGCTGCTCGGCGGCTACTGGGGCGGGCGCCTGCTCGGCTTCGACGAAGCCGTGTGCCGCACGCTTGCGATCGAGGTGGGCATGCAGAATTCCGGGCTCGCCGCCACGCTCGGCAAGCTGTATTTCACGCCGATCGCGGCGCTGCCGGGCGCGCTGTTCTCGGTCTGGCACAACCTTTCCGGCTCGCTGCTGGCGGGCTATTGGGCGGGGCGGCCGGCGCCGGGGGCGAGGCGCGAGTGA
- the dxs gene encoding 1-deoxy-D-xylulose-5-phosphate synthase, translating to MYDLLNTIDDPADLRRLDRRQLRPLADELRAFVLDSVSKTGGHLSPNLGTVELTIALHYVFDTPRDRIVWDVGHQTYPHKILTGRREQMPTLRQIGGISGFPVRTESVYDTFGTAHSSTSISAAFGMAVAAKLQDSERRAIAVIGDGAMTAGMAFEAMNNAGVADDVPLIVILNDNDMSISPPVGALNRHLARLMSGRFYAAARAGVERVLSVAPPMLGLARKLEEHAKGMIMPATMFEEFGFNYIGPIDGHDLDALIPTLRNIKGLRGPQFLHVVTKKGLGYKLAEADPVLYHGPGKFNPAEGIRPPATPPRKTYAQVFGEWLCDAAELDARVVGITPAMREGSGMVEFEKRFPARYYDVGIAEQHAVTFAAGLATEGLKPVVAIYSTFLQRAYDQLIHDVALQNLPVVFAIDRAGIVGADGATHAGAYDFAFLRCIPNMTVMAASDENECRQMLYTALQQPNPTAVRYPRGAGPGVATARQMEALPIGRGEIRRRSTQQEGQRIAILAFGTMVTPALAAAEEIDATVANMRFVKPLDVELVRQLAETHDAIVTVEEAAVMGGAGSACVEALMADGPLRPVLQLGLPDRFIDHGDPAKLLAGCGLDGAGIAQSIRARFIEPPAAAAAGPSRKRGDTLAFATKAARSA from the coding sequence ATGTACGACTTGCTGAACACCATCGACGATCCCGCGGACCTGCGCCGCCTCGATCGCCGCCAGTTGCGTCCGCTTGCCGACGAGCTGCGCGCCTTCGTGCTCGACAGCGTCTCGAAGACGGGTGGCCACCTCTCGCCGAACCTCGGCACCGTCGAGCTGACGATCGCGCTGCACTACGTATTCGACACGCCGCGCGACCGCATCGTCTGGGACGTCGGCCACCAGACCTACCCGCACAAGATCCTGACCGGGCGCCGCGAGCAGATGCCCACGCTGCGCCAGATCGGCGGCATCTCGGGCTTCCCGGTGCGCACCGAGTCGGTGTACGACACGTTCGGCACCGCGCACTCGAGCACCTCGATCTCGGCCGCGTTCGGCATGGCGGTCGCCGCGAAGCTGCAGGACAGCGAGCGCCGCGCGATCGCCGTGATCGGCGACGGCGCGATGACGGCCGGCATGGCCTTCGAGGCGATGAACAACGCCGGGGTGGCCGACGACGTGCCGCTGATCGTGATCCTGAACGACAACGACATGTCGATCTCGCCGCCCGTGGGCGCGCTCAACCGCCATCTCGCGCGCCTAATGTCGGGCCGCTTCTACGCGGCCGCGCGCGCCGGGGTGGAGCGCGTGCTGAGCGTCGCGCCGCCGATGCTCGGCCTGGCCCGCAAGCTCGAGGAGCACGCCAAGGGCATGATCATGCCGGCCACCATGTTCGAGGAGTTCGGCTTCAACTACATCGGCCCGATCGACGGCCACGATCTCGACGCGCTGATCCCCACGCTGCGCAACATCAAGGGCCTGCGCGGCCCGCAGTTCCTGCACGTGGTGACGAAGAAGGGCCTCGGCTACAAGCTCGCCGAGGCCGATCCGGTGCTCTACCACGGCCCCGGCAAGTTCAATCCGGCCGAGGGCATCCGGCCGCCGGCCACGCCGCCGCGCAAGACCTACGCGCAGGTGTTCGGCGAATGGCTCTGCGACGCCGCCGAACTGGACGCGCGGGTGGTCGGCATCACGCCGGCGATGCGCGAGGGCTCGGGCATGGTCGAGTTCGAGAAACGCTTCCCCGCGCGCTACTACGACGTCGGCATCGCCGAGCAGCATGCCGTGACGTTCGCGGCCGGGCTCGCCACCGAGGGGCTCAAGCCGGTGGTGGCGATCTATTCGACGTTCCTGCAGCGCGCCTATGACCAGTTGATCCACGACGTCGCGCTGCAGAACCTGCCGGTGGTGTTCGCGATCGACCGGGCCGGCATCGTCGGCGCCGACGGCGCGACGCACGCGGGCGCCTATGATTTCGCGTTCCTGCGCTGCATCCCGAACATGACGGTGATGGCCGCCTCGGACGAGAACGAATGCCGTCAGATGCTCTACACGGCGCTGCAGCAGCCGAATCCGACGGCGGTACGCTATCCGCGCGGCGCCGGCCCCGGCGTCGCCACCGCCAGGCAGATGGAAGCGCTGCCGATCGGCCGCGGCGAGATACGGCGCCGCTCCACGCAGCAGGAAGGCCAGCGCATCGCGATCCTCGCGTTCGGCACGATGGTCACGCCCGCGCTGGCCGCCGCCGAGGAGATCGACGCGACCGTGGCCAACATGCGCTTCGTGAAGCCGCTCGACGTGGAACTGGTGCGTCAGCTCGCCGAAACCCACGACGCGATCGTCACGGTGGAGGAAGCGGCCGTGATGGGCGGGGCCGGCTCGGCCTGCGTGGAAGCGCTGATGGCGGACGGGCCGCTGCGGCCCGTGCTGCAGCTCGGCCTGCCCGACCGCTTCATCGATCACGGCGATCCGGCCAAGCTGCTGGCCGGCTGCGGCCTCGACGGCGCCGGCATCGCGCAGTCGATTCGCGCACGCTTCATCGAGCCGCCCGCCGCGGCCGCGGCCGGCCCGTCGAGGAAGCGCGGCGACACGCTCGCATTCGCGACGAAAGCGGCGCGCTCGGCATGA
- the aceE gene encoding pyruvate dehydrogenase (acetyl-transferring), homodimeric type, translating into MNQPSTLPDVDPQETREWLEAMQAVVEVEGRPRAHYLIDQLLDYDVGAHGDLYTRVTTPYVNTIPARNQPHYPGDLAVERRLGAYIRWNAMAMVLRAGRHSNVGGHIATYASAAVLYETGFNHFFRGRTESFDGDLVYIQGHSAPGIYGRAFLEGRISEEQLENFRREAGRDGISSYPHPRLMPSFWQFPTVSMGLGPLTAAYQARFMRYLEYRGLKQHQGRKVWAFLGDGEMDQPESLAAIALGGRESLDNLIFVVNCNLQRLDGPVRGNSKVMQELEGNFRAAGWNVIKVVWGSGWDRLLEQDRTGLLRRRMMECVDGDYQTFKSQNGAYVREHFFGKYPELLEMVAHLSDDEIWALSRGGHDPEKVYAAYERAVNHKGQPTVILAKTVKGFGMGEAGEGQNINHQLKKMSADAVRAFRDRFALPLSDEQLAEMAYLKPEPDSEEARYLAQRRASLGGHVPARFSDVPRLEVPPLSAFATQLKDSGERGASTTMAFVRILATLLKDPNLGKLVVPIVPDESRTFGMEGMFRQIGIHSYLGQLYTPQDAGQLSYYKEAKDGQILQEGINESGAISSWIAAGTSYSTHGLTTIPFYIFYSMFGLQRVGDLAWAAGDARTRGFLLGATSGRTTLMGEGLQHDDGHSHVLSSVIPCCVSYDPTFSYELAVIIQDGLRRMYQEQEDIFYYITLLNENYPHPALPEGAEAGILKGLYLFSEGAAGGADAPRVQLMGSGSILREVIAAAELLKQDFSIDSDVWSATSLTELRREGLQAERWNLLHPDHEQRVPYVQQCLRGHAGPLVVATDYMKIVGDQIRPYVTDRRLVSLGTDGFGRSDTRESLRTFFEVDRHFIVLAALKALADDGKIARARVGEAIKRYGIDTEKLDPTTV; encoded by the coding sequence ATGAACCAACCGTCCACGCTACCGGACGTTGACCCACAGGAAACCCGCGAGTGGCTGGAGGCAATGCAGGCTGTAGTGGAAGTCGAGGGGCGCCCGCGCGCGCACTACCTGATCGATCAGCTGCTGGACTACGACGTGGGCGCGCACGGCGATCTCTACACGCGCGTCACGACCCCCTACGTCAACACGATTCCGGCCAGGAACCAGCCGCACTATCCGGGCGACCTGGCCGTCGAGCGGCGCCTGGGTGCCTACATCCGCTGGAACGCGATGGCGATGGTGCTGCGCGCGGGCCGGCATTCGAACGTGGGCGGACACATCGCGACCTACGCGTCGGCGGCGGTGCTCTACGAAACGGGCTTCAATCACTTTTTCCGCGGCCGCACCGAATCCTTCGACGGCGACCTCGTCTACATCCAGGGCCACTCGGCGCCGGGCATCTACGGCCGCGCCTTCCTCGAAGGCCGCATCAGCGAGGAACAGCTGGAGAACTTCCGGCGCGAGGCGGGCCGTGACGGCATCTCGTCCTACCCCCACCCGCGGCTGATGCCGAGCTTCTGGCAGTTCCCGACCGTATCGATGGGTCTCGGGCCGCTGACCGCCGCCTATCAGGCGCGCTTCATGCGCTACCTCGAGTATCGCGGCCTCAAGCAGCATCAGGGCCGCAAGGTCTGGGCCTTCCTCGGCGACGGCGAGATGGACCAGCCGGAATCGCTGGCGGCCATCGCGCTGGGCGGGCGCGAAAGCCTCGACAACCTGATCTTCGTCGTGAACTGCAACCTGCAGCGCCTGGACGGCCCGGTGCGCGGCAACAGCAAGGTCATGCAGGAACTGGAAGGCAACTTCCGCGCCGCCGGCTGGAACGTCATCAAGGTGGTGTGGGGCAGCGGCTGGGACCGCCTGCTCGAACAGGACCGCACCGGGCTGCTGCGCCGGCGCATGATGGAGTGCGTCGACGGCGATTATCAGACCTTCAAGTCGCAGAACGGCGCCTATGTGCGCGAGCACTTCTTCGGCAAGTATCCCGAGTTGCTGGAGATGGTGGCCCACCTGTCCGACGACGAGATCTGGGCGCTTTCGCGCGGCGGCCATGATCCGGAGAAGGTCTATGCCGCCTACGAGCGCGCGGTGAACCACAAGGGCCAGCCGACCGTGATCCTGGCCAAGACGGTCAAGGGCTTCGGGATGGGCGAGGCCGGCGAAGGCCAGAACATCAACCATCAGTTGAAGAAGATGAGCGCGGACGCCGTGCGCGCGTTCCGCGACCGCTTCGCGCTGCCGCTCAGCGACGAGCAGCTCGCCGAGATGGCCTACCTGAAGCCGGAGCCGGACAGCGAGGAGGCGCGCTACCTGGCGCAGCGCCGCGCGAGCCTGGGCGGCCACGTGCCGGCCCGCTTCAGCGACGTGCCGCGGCTCGAGGTGCCGCCGCTGTCGGCGTTCGCGACCCAGCTGAAGGACAGCGGCGAGCGCGGCGCCTCCACCACCATGGCGTTCGTGCGGATCCTCGCCACGCTGCTGAAGGACCCGAACCTGGGCAAGCTGGTGGTGCCGATCGTGCCCGACGAGTCGCGCACCTTCGGCATGGAAGGCATGTTCCGCCAGATCGGCATCCACTCCTACCTGGGCCAGCTCTACACGCCGCAGGACGCCGGCCAGCTCAGCTACTACAAGGAAGCCAAGGACGGCCAGATCCTGCAGGAAGGCATCAACGAATCGGGGGCGATCTCGTCATGGATCGCGGCCGGCACGTCCTACAGCACGCACGGCCTGACCACCATCCCGTTCTACATCTTCTATTCGATGTTCGGGCTGCAGCGCGTGGGCGACCTCGCCTGGGCGGCCGGCGACGCACGCACGCGCGGCTTCCTGCTGGGCGCCACCTCGGGCCGCACCACGCTGATGGGCGAAGGGCTGCAGCACGACGACGGCCACAGCCACGTGCTCTCGTCGGTGATCCCCTGCTGCGTGTCGTATGACCCGACCTTCTCCTACGAGCTCGCGGTGATCATCCAGGACGGTCTGCGGCGCATGTACCAGGAGCAGGAAGACATCTTCTACTACATCACGCTGCTCAACGAGAACTACCCGCACCCGGCGCTGCCGGAAGGCGCCGAGGCCGGCATCCTGAAGGGCCTCTACCTGTTCAGCGAGGGCGCCGCCGGCGGCGCCGACGCGCCGCGCGTGCAACTGATGGGCAGCGGCTCGATCCTGCGCGAGGTGATCGCGGCCGCGGAACTGCTCAAGCAGGACTTCTCGATCGACAGCGACGTCTGGAGCGCCACCAGCCTCACCGAGCTGCGCCGCGAAGGGCTGCAGGCCGAACGCTGGAACCTGCTGCATCCGGACCACGAGCAGCGCGTCCCCTATGTGCAGCAGTGCCTGCGCGGCCATGCCGGCCCGCTCGTGGTGGCGACCGATTACATGAAGATCGTCGGCGACCAGATCCGCCCGTATGTGACGGACCGCCGGCTCGTCTCGCTCGGCACCGACGGCTTCGGCCGCTCGGACACGCGCGAATCGCTGCGCACCTTCTTCGAGGTCGATCGCCACTTCATCGTGCTGGCCGCGCTGAAGGCGCTGGCCGACGACGGCAAGATCGCCCGCGCACGCGTTGGCGAGGCGATCAAGCGCTACGGCATCGACACCGAGAAGCTCGACCCCACCACGGTCTGA
- a CDS encoding MarR family winged helix-turn-helix transcriptional regulator, whose amino-acid sequence MPTHEPDLWFSFVRTHRRLIREIERRLAEAKLPAYAWYDVLWGIESSPEGSRRMHELADSLAVERYNLTRLVDRLEAEGLVTRTRSADDGRAAFVAITKEGRVLRKKMWKIYEATVAELFVSQFDAEQRRQFASALDRAAHAAREAYSSKGAAA is encoded by the coding sequence GTGCCCACCCATGAGCCTGATCTCTGGTTCTCGTTTGTCCGGACCCATCGGCGGCTGATTCGTGAGATCGAGCGCCGCCTGGCCGAAGCGAAGCTGCCCGCCTATGCCTGGTACGACGTTCTCTGGGGCATCGAGAGCAGCCCCGAAGGCTCGCGTCGCATGCATGAACTGGCCGATTCGCTGGCCGTCGAACGCTACAACCTGACCCGCCTCGTCGATCGCCTCGAGGCAGAGGGGCTCGTCACCCGCACGCGCTCGGCCGACGACGGCCGCGCGGCCTTCGTGGCGATCACGAAGGAGGGACGCGTGCTGCGCAAGAAGATGTGGAAGATCTACGAGGCGACCGTCGCCGAGCTGTTCGTGTCGCAATTCGATGCCGAGCAGCGCCGGCAGTTCGCGAGCGCGCTCGACCGCGCCGCGCATGCGGCACGCGAGGCCTATTCCTCGAAGGGCGCCGCCGCCTGA
- a CDS encoding inositol monophosphatase family protein: MANINPKFPHDEAQQYIEAMLRPVQDAGKLAKRRFFTDVRVSEQADFGCIVDEVNLACEKLIIKGIRCIDGSHPIHSAKSAVSGGTADWSWIVDPLDGTHNYVSAIPLFGVTLTLCYLGEPVAAILYDAYQDEMVHGIRNGPIFHNHVPLRELSGGQSLKHSTIGWMQGHAGCDDPLARRIREIVELHSKRLLTTWSPVIDMIKIATGRFGGTVSLDGASTGVSAAQVIIPALGGKVVRFSRDGAERGFIIGASQHVAELSGHIRQAIGG, encoded by the coding sequence ATGGCAAACATAAATCCGAAATTCCCGCACGACGAGGCGCAGCAATACATCGAGGCGATGCTGCGGCCAGTCCAGGATGCCGGCAAGCTCGCCAAGCGCCGGTTCTTCACGGACGTGCGCGTGTCGGAGCAGGCGGACTTCGGCTGCATCGTGGACGAGGTCAACCTCGCCTGCGAAAAGCTGATCATCAAGGGCATCCGCTGCATCGACGGCTCCCACCCGATCCATTCGGCGAAGTCGGCGGTATCGGGAGGGACCGCCGACTGGAGCTGGATCGTCGATCCGCTGGACGGTACGCATAACTACGTATCGGCGATCCCGCTGTTCGGCGTCACGCTCACGCTCTGCTATCTCGGCGAGCCGGTCGCCGCGATCCTCTACGACGCCTACCAGGACGAGATGGTCCACGGGATTCGCAACGGACCGATCTTCCACAATCACGTTCCGCTGCGCGAGCTGTCCGGCGGCCAGTCCCTCAAGCACTCGACCATCGGCTGGATGCAGGGCCACGCGGGGTGCGACGACCCGCTCGCGCGGCGGATCCGGGAAATCGTCGAGCTGCACTCGAAGCGGCTGCTCACCACCTGGTCGCCGGTGATCGACATGATCAAGATCGCCACCGGCAGGTTCGGCGGCACCGTGTCGTTGGACGGCGCCAGCACCGGCGTGTCGGCCGCGCAGGTCATCATCCCCGCGCTCGGCGGCAAGGTGGTGCGCTTCTCGCGCGACGGCGCCGAGCGCGGCTTCATCATCGGCGCCTCGCAGCATGTGGCCGAACTGTCGGGCCACATCCGGCAGGCGATCGGCGGCTGA
- a CDS encoding Rieske (2Fe-2S) protein — MNNLDDYEENETFTIHLDDVDVTIPKHCPHRHGWLTHGVINRQKKTIACPLHFSQFSLETGERLSGPSCGDLVIVVHERKDATLAK, encoded by the coding sequence ATGAACAACCTCGACGACTACGAAGAAAACGAGACCTTCACGATCCACCTCGACGACGTCGACGTGACGATCCCGAAGCACTGCCCGCATCGCCACGGCTGGCTCACGCACGGCGTGATCAACCGGCAGAAGAAGACCATCGCCTGTCCGCTGCATTTCTCGCAGTTCAGCCTCGAGACGGGCGAACGGCTGAGCGGGCCGTCCTGCGGCGACCTCGTGATCGTGGTGCATGAACGCAAGGACGCGACGCTCGCCAAATAG
- a CDS encoding iron-containing redox enzyme family protein, whose protein sequence is MSELQRALYIANRAQTKRLTPVEDRLLAFERDWTSSTISRVSPCDLPVDLDELKQRLAALIKQDEEDDAESVRYVAEQMSLEEFRILVQEFAADGLTEAQVFYYLMPRLSLEAQMPVLRMLVDEFGSGNLQRSHTALYIKLLEELGLPSDLNYYIDNVSPAAFAFVNMFYWLTVRADDPSYFAGVITYFESIIPLFFLCYTRACERLGVSAHHYYSEHVHIDVFHAIEGHRLLRAMDKSGQLDCAKAWQGVCFGREITTQAFEAAVSKARHYAREYS, encoded by the coding sequence ATGAGCGAACTACAAAGGGCGTTGTACATCGCCAACCGCGCGCAAACCAAGCGCCTCACCCCGGTCGAGGACCGGCTGCTCGCCTTCGAGCGGGACTGGACCAGCTCGACGATCAGCCGGGTCTCGCCTTGCGACCTGCCGGTCGATCTCGACGAGCTCAAGCAGCGGCTAGCCGCGCTGATCAAGCAGGACGAGGAGGACGACGCCGAGAGCGTGCGCTACGTGGCCGAGCAGATGTCGCTCGAGGAATTCCGGATCCTGGTCCAGGAGTTCGCCGCCGACGGCCTGACCGAGGCCCAGGTGTTCTACTACCTGATGCCGCGGCTCTCGCTGGAAGCGCAGATGCCGGTGCTGCGAATGCTCGTCGACGAGTTCGGCTCGGGCAACCTGCAGCGCTCGCATACCGCGCTCTACATCAAGCTGCTGGAGGAGCTGGGGCTGCCGAGCGACCTGAACTATTACATCGACAACGTCTCGCCGGCCGCGTTCGCGTTCGTCAACATGTTCTACTGGCTGACGGTGCGCGCCGACGATCCGTCCTACTTCGCCGGCGTCATCACCTACTTCGAGAGCATCATCCCCTTGTTCTTCCTCTGCTACACGCGTGCCTGCGAGCGGCTCGGGGTGAGCGCGCACCACTACTACAGCGAGCACGTTCACATCGACGTGTTCCATGCCATCGAAGGCCACCGCCTGCTGCGCGCGATGGACAAGTCGGGGCAGCTCGACTGCGCGAAGGCGTGGCAGGGCGTGTGCTTCGGCCGGGAAATCACCACCCAGGCATTCGAGGCGGCCGTCAGCAAGGCCCGGCACTACGCCCGCGAGTATTCGTGA
- a CDS encoding dihydrodipicolinate synthase family protein, with the protein MSTDSALYVPLVTPLTEQGDVCPAGVARLIANTARHATGFIACLTSGEGWLLDETRWEAMLRATLAVAGGPRVIAGIERATTAEVTRYAVKAQALGARAVMFPTPFGKQVTQADMVAHFTAVHDATDLKLYIYNESSLSQNTATLETLLEIARLPRVAGIKDSPPELRSQADIDRLRGAGLAYYLGWEHWLCNGLESDGQTVSLANLEPAVCRLATRSSDPALRKFIGELTVRFGLDQDDWYRHIKEELTERGILASSQTVAVEVNLS; encoded by the coding sequence ATGTCAACTGATTCCGCGCTCTACGTGCCGCTCGTCACGCCGCTCACGGAGCAGGGCGACGTGTGCCCGGCCGGCGTGGCGCGGCTGATCGCGAACACCGCGCGCCACGCCACCGGCTTCATCGCCTGCCTGACTTCGGGCGAGGGCTGGCTGCTCGACGAAACCCGCTGGGAGGCGATGCTGCGCGCCACGCTCGCCGTGGCCGGCGGCCCGCGCGTGATCGCCGGCATCGAGCGGGCGACCACCGCCGAGGTGACGCGCTACGCCGTCAAGGCACAGGCGCTCGGCGCGCGGGCCGTGATGTTCCCGACGCCGTTCGGCAAGCAGGTGACGCAGGCCGACATGGTCGCGCACTTCACCGCCGTCCACGACGCGACCGACCTGAAGCTGTACATCTACAACGAAAGCTCGCTGTCGCAGAACACGGCGACGCTCGAGACCCTGCTCGAGATCGCTCGGCTGCCGCGCGTGGCCGGCATCAAGGACTCGCCGCCCGAGCTGCGCAGCCAGGCCGACATCGACCGCCTGCGCGGCGCGGGGCTGGCCTACTACCTGGGCTGGGAGCACTGGCTTTGCAACGGCCTGGAATCGGACGGCCAGACCGTCTCGCTCGCCAATCTCGAACCGGCCGTGTGCCGGCTCGCGACGCGCTCGTCGGACCCGGCGCTGCGCAAATTCATCGGCGAGCTGACGGTGAGATTCGGGCTGGACCAGGACGACTGGTACCGGCACATCAAAGAGGAACTGACCGAGCGCGGCATTCTCGCGTCGAGTCAAACCGTGGCTGTGGAGGTCAATCTGTCATGA